In Papilio machaon chromosome W, ilPapMach1.1, whole genome shotgun sequence, a single genomic region encodes these proteins:
- the LOC123722947 gene encoding uncharacterized protein LOC123722947: MSNTEDEFQEARILQNEPSDHVCKVGIRIPPFWPEEPEIWFAQVEGQFSIAGITSDSTKFNYAIGQLGNLYSKEVKDLIVNPPSTNKFEKLKSELIKRLSASKEKKLTQLLMHEEMGDRKPSQFLRHLESLGGSQISTDFLKTVWVSRLPTGIQTVLAGQTSTTIEEMADIADRINDLVPSTPQVASTSRQSENVDLAREIAALRKEVHQLALRQRSGRSRARSRLHGRQRSSSRSQSSYRRQPVCWYHLKFADKATKCCPPCDFKSENSRGNR, encoded by the coding sequence ATGAGCAACACCGAGGATGAATTTCAGGAGGCACGAATTTTGCAAAATGAACCTTCTGACCATGTATGTAAGGTTGGAATTCGCATACCACCGTTTTGGCCTGAGGAACCCGAGATATGGTTTGCCCAAGTGGAAGGTCAATTTAGCATTGCCGGCATCACAAGCGACTCgaccaaatttaattatgccATTGGTCAGCTGGGAAACCTATACTCCAAAGAGGTCAAGGATTTAATTGTCAATCCACCCTCCACcaacaaatttgaaaaattgaaatcGGAGCTCATTAAAAGGCTAAGTGCATCAAAAGAAAAGAAGTTAACGCAGCTGTTGATGCATGAGGAGATGGGTGACAGGAAGCCGTCACAGTTTCTTCGGCATCTTGAGAGCTTAGGCGGATCGCAAATCTCAACCGACTTTTTGAAGACAGTTTGGGTCAGCCGGTTACCTACCGGCATTCAGACGGTTTTGGCCGGACAGACTTCTACCACAATTGAAGAGATGGCGGACATAGCAGATAGGATCAATGACCTGGTCCCCTCGACACCTCAGGTGGCATCAACCAGCCGACAGAGTGAGAATGTCGACTTGGCCAGGGAGATCGCTGCTTTACGAAAGGAGGTCCATCAGCTGGCCCTCAGGCAACGAAGCGGCAGATCAAGAGCCAGGTCCCGACTACACGGCCGTCAGCGCTCTTCATCGAGATCCCAGTCCAGCTACCGGCGACAACCAGTCTGTTGGTACCACCTTAAATTCGCGGACAAGGCGACAAAGTGCTGCCCCCCATGTGACTTCAAGTCGGAAAACTCCAGAGGCAATCGGTAA
- the LOC123722948 gene encoding uncharacterized protein LOC123722948: MYAWSDSSIVISWLSGDPNRWKPFVANRVIEIIENINHNHWNHVQSQDNPADPASRGMLLSALKTCDLWWNGPNWLSEKDIKIIKQDIEPIQLEMKNKLMDKNKPEITYLITDEPVKEETTLISQLENFDNLSELLNTIVYCKRFLNFKKHIKANAKEITVKEIEEALKFCIRKAQEEEFHADISKLKNKKQVSKKSKLKSLSPFLDEENILRVGGRLRHADLDQNRKHPIVIGNTNFLVQYLIADAHAKTLHGGAQLMLCYLRSKYWILRVKSQVKQHIHRCLICARIKAISRTQLMGDLPKQRVLPSRPFLNTGVDFAGPFQTLMCKGRGNRTTKTYIAIFICTATKAIHIELVGDLTSEAFIGAFRRFVSRRGKCSHLWSDQGRNFVGADKQLADAWNEAKLQFSGHIAQQLATEGTQWHFIPAHSPHFGGLWEAGVKSIKYHLKRIISTHLTYEEMTTVLCQVEACLNSRPLCPIDDNDPDNLTPLTPGHFLIGEAPIVVPSPDLKDVKISPLARWQHTQKLVQDIWRRWQNEYLSRLQQRPKWLKLEKEFKIGDIVLIKDFTLPPGKWSLGRITAKHPGEEGLTRVYSVWSSSGSHGSTVKRPAVNLCPLPINY, from the coding sequence ATGTATGCATGGTCAGACTCGTCAATTGTCATTTCTTGGCTTTCTGGAGATCCCAACCGCTGGAAACCTTTTGTAGCAAATCGTGTAATAGAAATCATAGAGAATATCAACCACAACCACTGGAACCATGTACAATCACAAGACAATCCCGCAGATCCAGCTTCTCGAGGAATGCTGCTGTCAGCTCTGAAGACATGCGATTTGTGGTGGAATGGTCCAAATTGGTTATctgaaaaagatattaaaattattaaacaagatATAGAACCAATACaattagaaatgaaaaataaattaatggatAAAAACAAACCTGAAATTACTTACCTGATTACTGATGAACCTGTAAAAGAAGAAACAACATTAATATCACAATTAgaaaattttgataacttaAGTGAATTACTCAATACAATTGTATAttgcaaaagatttttaaattttaaaaaacatataaaagcaAACGCAAAAGAAATCACAGTAAAAGAGATAGAAGaagcattaaaattttgtattagaaaAGCACAAGAAGAAGAATTTCACGCAGATATTAGTAagctaaagaataaaaagcaAGTAAGcaagaaaagtaaattaaagtcACTTAGCCCTTTCTTAGACGAAGAAAATATTCTCAGGGTGGGCGGTCGTCTCAGACACGCAGACCTAGATCAAAACAGAAAGCATCCTATAGTTATTGGAAACACAAACTTTCttgttcaatatttaatagcaGATGCACATGCCAAAACGCTGCATGGCGGCGCACAATTAATGTTGTGCTATTTACGTTCAAAATACTGGATATTAAGAGTAAAATCACAAGTTAAACAACACATACACCGTTGTCTAATATGTGCAAGAATAAAAGCAATATCAAGAACGCAATTAATGGGAGACTTACCTAAGCAACGAGTGCTGCCATCCAGACCTTTTCTGAACACAGGAGTCGATTTTGCCGGTCCTTTTCAAACGCTGATGTGCAAGGGTCGAGGAAACAGAACGACGAAAACATACATAGCAATTTTCATATGCACAGCTACCAAAGCTATCCACATCGAATTAGTGGGCGATCTCACTTCCGAAGCCTTCATAGGTGCCTTTCGACGTTTCGTCTCACGAAGAGGCAAATGCAGTCATTTATGGAGCGACCAAGGAAGAAACTTCGTTGGTGCAGATAAGCAACTGGCCGATGCCTGGAATGAGGCTAAACTACAATTTTCTGGTCATATCGCACAACAACTAGCCACAGAAGGCACTCAATGGCATTTTATTCCAGCTCACAGCCCTCACTTTGGCGGATTGTGGGAGGCTGGCGTCAAGTCTATAAAATaccatttaaaaagaataatttcaaCTCACCTTACGTACGAAGAAATGACAACAGTTTTATGCCAAGTAGAAGCTTGCTTAAATTCACGCCCGTTATGTCCAATAGATGACAATGATCCAGATAATCTCACTCCTCTTACCCCTGGACACTTTTTAATAGGTGAAGCTCCAATCGTCGTGCCTTCACCAGACCTCAAGGACGTCAAAATTTCACCCTTAGCTCGTTGGCAACACACACAGAAGTTAGTACAAGATATTTGGCGGCGCTGGCAAAATGAATATCTGTCAAGACTACAACAACGCCCCAAATGGCTGAAGCTAGAGAAAGAATTCAAGATTGGAGACATTGTACTAATTAAAGATTTCACTCTACCGCCAGGAAAGTGGTCTCTTGGTAGAATTACAGCCAAACATCCAGGAGAAGAAGGATTGACCAGAGTCTACAGTGTTTGGAGTAGCAGCGGATCTCATGGTTCGACCGTCAAGAGACCAGCAGTCAATTTATGCCCATTGCCTAtcaattattag
- the LOC123722949 gene encoding uncharacterized protein LOC123722949 — translation MSELLEAISSLSGIIEAQNSRINHLENNIEVIEKKIESNTSETEKLKATIAELKADIRDRDQDMLCNDIEIIHLPETQNENTVHVVLAIAKKLNVRLDERDVVFAERVGYYRPTADKLAPEKPRPLILRLSRRATRDDIIKAARVCRSITTEGMSLPGPAVYFYINERLTNYKRRLFHTTRKIAKEEKWKYVWTRNGKIFIRREQGKARHQVHAENCLTKIFGYDPLASTYDKSNVLNA, via the coding sequence ATGTCCGAACTCCTTGAAGCGATTTCTTCCCTTTCGGGGATTATTGAAGCTCAAAATTCTAGAATTAATcacttagaaaataatatagaggTTATCGAAAAGAAAATAGAGTCTAATACGAGTGAAACAGAGAAACTTAAAGCTACAATAGCTGAACTTAAGGCAGACATTCGAGATCGTGATCAGGATATGCTTTGCAATGATATCGAAATTATACACTTACCCGAAACCCAAAATGAGAACACCGTCCATGTCGTTCTTGCGATAGCGAAGAAACTTAATGTTCGTCTTGACGAAAGAGATGTAGTTTTTGCAGAACGGGTGGGCTATTATCGCCCGACAGCAGACAAACTAGCGCCAGAGAAGCCTCGTCCGCTGATCTTACGACTTTCAAGACGTGCTACCAGAGATGACATTATAAAAGCCGCCAGAGTCTGTCGCAGCATAACCACAGAAGGCATGTCCCTTCCTGGACCTGCTGTTTACTTCTACATCAACGAACGActtacaaattacaaacgCCGACTATTTCACACAACGAGGAAAATAGCAAAGGAAGAAAAATGGAAGTATGTGTGGACACGTAACGGAAAAATCTTCATTAGAAGAGAGCAAGGCAAGGCCCGACACCAGGTTCATGCAGAGAATTGTCTGACAAAAATTTTTGGATATGACCCGTTGGCATCTACTTATGATAAATCTAATGTTCTTAACGCTTAA